From the genome of Palaemon carinicauda isolate YSFRI2023 chromosome 6, ASM3689809v2, whole genome shotgun sequence, one region includes:
- the LOC137642402 gene encoding dentin sialophosphoprotein-like isoform X3: MIPLLAYDEVAKYDEEDLRNLLEEVTNVGRNKASISPYALLLIRKEQDALREESSSDDGELALRQRNKKLIGRRDQSATSDQSAAARASTGGSLGSLHDSAEPKPKEGHNQGVASRSREGGSCGNLSRGSFETQPPRKRKWRRSRDAARASTSQREGGSLQNLSKAGGTSNHPKNLHKSGSLSQVCSEVTGARNKNRRQKTSSESSSSRYRRHSEDREGGGESSGDENPNHCLLPSPHSTLSTHSAEHSFPPEGVGGASGLGTDWNNDLDDSQSEDATEGETTDDENENKEYSRGLGSLGRNCSNEPIEEDGIELQEVTVHKGSTDVDRSINFNLNRSQEDNMHGSCGRRTLPLQDSQCVNSIFKEEKSKGRMSSLRLLIAGSDHDEVLGKRKLLTSRSDTANSENKSSLDENGNPIMGTSSSSSLLTSSNSDRQFGSTHPVPRRNGLSAPHKEISRFDRLKAKSDKKKANKEKGVVNIKETPGFCGDQDIHELLKFLGAENETSTKNRKKHKNREDEKVKKRTKNNDKLEDEKIKSDDLNSKINEDVSISGNESNRKSKEREEERKTTNNKKNKSESGKSKKKGGNLRESSSVEDLVSKSKQSDNVRDIRKQVTVDDGDMGLGVLHTYHTSKKVDQLNNFIVDGKYLKETDPVDVQNDNESGINPTSEFVADFYSVGDSFLTADLSQAPSSPSGDFEIVSSKKRNKKYRSGSQTASQSSKSGGSDRWSAGSNSGSVYSEDNFRGHRFCPNKLSGRCNAGFEKPQINFTEGPRTVHENTFLARWSQYGVGERHGGDRYGATTSAPHSEDSESDGDDSVHSMPAPSITPRPDVRKPPPSSGSTPQASYANIAKLAASANHAQMKRMSANSGSQSATGLMKELEKDLSNDTEQPDSKSALSESRPNILDDNFPSLNESLGASSPPSAIFTSKVSELRTNPACESAVIPPKVSNVQLQTVDKPNDINMSGVCDGKSGSQENIELIPAAVTSQEGPAKSPVVCPSSTSPPPPHSSHQYPQHQVRYQSYQSHQPSPPPQHTQSFQPRSHHNHKHSQHQNTQYSSSHNTPPLYYQYQRYNPFNRKDDDPPPNALRFAPPVRAPNSNHLNVVPPYPPPIQPSPHFKQPQFSQPPPPPPPHVQQNPQSQQNPHIQRNPQPTHTTQLQIQNFQEKPPPQPHNLSTQQYPPLQSPYSQNSQVPKPPHMQSNTHIQRPPQPHSQSNLNPQQSPNPLQSSPPVKNTIQQQNHLSQPNVHFNSHGQPNQHVEQTYSNKVHSPLEKPPPQATPTQRPIPNSEQSTAQPQNHKLSARALDTPSELVKPDQRCSPPVPTSIPPPSIAESSPVLHPPSSVVEALKVDAVVHHANNLPVRESSEDRHLLENKSHKSSDPSRLKKLEPAVVFTDNAKFDHNVSGLEFGFGFDDPIVTSDGVSESDSLSIDIKNSNNVTKDFSKWFQAPKNDVINCNYEELTRHLSNEWDKTVQLMEGDPKNVQYWRASSSMEA, translated from the exons gctTATGATGAAGTAGCCAAGTATGATGAGGAGGACTTAAGGAACTTACTGGAAGAAGTAACAAATGTCGGAAGAAACAAGGCGAGCATATCACCCTATGCATTG TTATTAATTCGTAAGGAGCAAGATGCCCTTAGGGAGGAATCTTCCAGTGATGATGGCGAGTTAGCTCTTCGTCAGCGTAACAAAAAGCTCATTGGACGTAGGGACCAGTCGGCCACCAGTGACCAGTCCGCTGCTGCTAGAGCCAGCACTGGCGGTTCCTTAGGTTCATTACACGATAGTGCTGAACCTAAACCCAAGGAAGGGCACAATCAAGGTGTTGCATCACGCAGCCGAGAGG GTGGTTCCTGTGGTAACCTCTCTAGAGGCTCATTTGAAACACAGCCTCCAAGGAAACGAAAATGGCGGCGATCACGCGATGCCGCTCGTGCCAGCACAAGCCAACGGGAAGGTGGCTCCTTACAG AATCTAAGTAAAGCCGGAGGTACTTCCAACCACCCCAAGAATCTCCATAAGAGTGGGTCTCTCTCACAAGTATGTTCTGAAGTCACTGGTGCACGCAATAAG AATCGTAGACAGAAAACCTCCAGTGAGAGTTCATCTTCCCGTTATCGGCGCCATTCTGAAGACCGAGAAGGGGGAGGAGAAAGTTCTGGGGACGAAAATCCGAATCACTGTCTTTTACCTTCACCACACTCGACCCTTTCTACCCATTCAGCAGAGCACTCTTTTCCACCAGAAGGTGTCGGTGGGGCATCTGGTCTTGGTACCGATTGGAACAATGATTTAGATGATTCCCAGTCG gaaGATGCAACTGAAGGAGAAACAACAGATGATGAAAATGAGAATAAAGAATACTCTAGAGGGCTTGGAAGCTTGGGTCGCAATTGTTCCAATGAACCTATAGAAGAGGATGGCATTGAGCTCCAAGAGGTGACCGTGCATAAAGGTTCAACCGATGTAGATAGAAGCATCAACTTTAATCTAAACCGGTCTCAG GAGGATAATATGCATGGTAGCTGTGGTCGTCGTACTCTACCTCTTCAAGATTCTCAGTGTGTTAACTCCATCTTTAAGGAAGAAAAATCTAAAG GCCGGATGAGCTCTTTACGATTACTAATTGCAGGTTCCGATCACGATGAAGTCCTAGGAAAGAGGAAGCTTTTGACAAGTCGAAGTGATACTGCCAATAGTGAG AATAAATCTTCCCTGGATGAGAATGGCAATCCAATAATGGGTACCAGTAGCTCTTCATCCCTCTTGACCTCCTCCAATTCTGATCGGCAGTTTGGTTCTACCCATCCAGTCCCAAGGAGAAATGGCCTTAGTGCCCCTCATAAGGAAATAAGTCGATTTGATCGTCTAAAAGCGAAGAGTGATAAGAAAAAG GCTAATAAGGAAAAGGGTGTCGTGAATATCAAGGAAACCCCGGGATTCTGTGGGGACCAGGACATTCACGAGCTCCTCAAGTTTTTGGGTGCTGAAAACGAAACTTCAACGAAGAATCGAAAGAAGCACAAGAACCGTGAGGATGAGAAAGTCAAGAAGCGTACCAAGAACAACGATAAACTagaagatgaaaagataaaatcTGATGACTTAAATTCAAAAATTAATGAGGATGTTAGTATATCTGGAAATGAAAGTAATAggaaaagtaaagagagagaggaagagagaaagacaactaataacaagaaaaataaaagtgaGAGTGGAAAGAGTAAAAAGAAAGGGGGCAACTTGCGCGAGTCGAGCAGTgtagaagacttggtctccaagAGTAAACAGAGTGATAATGTCCGTGATATCCGTAAACAAGTTACTGTTGACGATGGGGATATGGGTTTAGGTGTTTTGCATACATATCACACCAGTAAGAAAGTAGATCAGCTCAATAATTTCATTGTCGATGGCAAATATCTTAAGGAGACTGATCCTGTGGACGTTCAAAATGATAATGAAAGTGGCATTAATCCAACATCGGAATTTGTAGCTGACTTTTATAGTGTCGGTGATTCCTTCTTAACAGCTGATTTATCTCAAGCTCCTTCTTCACCTTCGGGTGATTTCGAAATCGTTAGTAGTAAGAAGCGTAATAAGAAATACAGATCTGGATCACAGACAGCATCTCAAAGCTCTAAAAGTGGGGGATCTGACAGATGGAGTGCTGGGAGTAATAGTGGTAGTGTTTACAGTGAAGATAACTTCCGTGGGCATAGGTTTTGTCCAAACAAACTTAGTGGAAGGTGTAATGCAGGTTTTGAAAAGCCTCAAATCAATTTTACCGAAGGACCTCGTACCGTACACGAAAATACGTTCCTAGCTCGTTGGTCTCAGTATGGAGTAGGTGAGAGACACGGTGGAGACCGGTATGGAGCTACAACAAGTGCCCCCCATAGTGAAGACTCTGAATCTGATGGGGATGATTCCGTTCACTCTATGCCAGCACCCTCCATCACTCCTCGTCCTGATGTCCGTAAGCCACCTCCCTCCTCTGGTTCTACACCACAAGCCTCGTATGCAAATATAGCAAAGCTGGCTGCTTCAGCTAATCATGCACAGATGAAGCGTATGTCGGCTAATTCTGGTAGTCAAAGTGCAACTGGTCTCATGAAGGAACTGGAGAAAGACCTTAGTAATGACACTGAACAGCCAGACTCAAAGTCAGCTCTAAGTGAATCTCGTCCTAATATTTTAGATGACAATTTTCCCTCTTTAAATGAAAGTTTAGGGGCTTCAAGCCCACCTAGTGCAATATTCACTTCGAAAGTAAGTGAATTGAGGACCAACCCCGCGTGTGAAAGTGCAGTGATACCTCCTAAAGTCAGTAATGTACAATTGCAAACTGTAGATAAGCCAAACGATATTAACATGTCAGGTGTCTGTGATGGTAAATCAGGTTCCCAAGAAAATATAGAGCTGATACCTGCTGCTGTCACTAGTCAGGAGGGCCCAGCAAAGTCTCCTGTTGTTTGCCCTTCAAGTACCTCTCCTCCGCCGCCTCATTCGTCTCATCAGTACCCTCAGCATCAAGTACGCTATCAGTCATATCAGTCGCATcagccttctcctcctcctcaacaCACGCAGTCATTTCAGCCCCGTTCGCATCACAATCATAAACACAGTCAACACCAAAATACTCAGTATAGCTCATCTCACAATACGCCCCCTTTATATTACCAATATCAGCGATATAATCCTTTCAATCGTAAGGACGACGACCCTCCACCTAATGCATTACGTTTTGCTCCTCCGGTTAGAGCTCCCAACTCTAATCATCTCAACGTAGTGCCCCCTTATCCTCCTCCTATCCAGCCATCGCCACATTTTAAGCAACCGCAGTTCTCTCAGCCACCACCGCCGCCGCCACCTCACGTACAACAAAACCCTCAATCACAGCAAAATCCTCACATACAACGAAATCCTCAGCCTACCCACACCACACAACTACAGATCCAAAACTTCCAAGAAAAACCACCTCCACAACCACACAATCTAAGTACGCAGCAGTACCCCCCTCTTCAGAGTCCTTACTCGCAGAACTCTCAGGTGCCAAAACCTCCCCATATGCAGTCAAACACACACATTCAGAGACCCCCTCAACCACATTCCCAGTCCAATTTGAATCCTCAACAGAGTCCTAATCCACTGCAGAGTTCTCCTCCTGTCAAAAACACAATTCAGCAACAGAACCATCTTTCACAGCCAAATGTACATTTCAATTCTCATGGCCAGCCAAATCAGCATGTAGAGCAGACTTATTCAAATAAAGTCCATAGTCCTTTAGAAAAGCCACCGCCTCAGGCAACTCCTACACAACGCCCGATCCCAAATTCTGAACAAAGTACAGCTCAGCCACAGAACCACAAACTTTCAGCACGTGCACTGGATACTCCGTCAGAACTGGTTAAGCCTGACCAACGTTGTTCGCCGCCTGTACCAACCTCGATTCCACCACCCTCTATCGCCGAATCAAGTCCTGTCCTCCATCCGCCTTCTTCTGTTGTCGAAGCATTAAAAGTGGATGCTGTTGTACATCATGCCAATAATCTGCCTGTTAGAGAATCCAGTGAAGACAGGCATTTATTGGAAAACAAATCTCATAAATCCAGTGACCCTAGTCGATTGAAAAAATTGGAGCCTGCGGTTGTGTTTACAGACAATGCTAAGTTTGACCATAATGTTAGTGGCCTAGAATTTGGATTTGGGTTTGATGACCCCATAGTAACAAGTGATGGTGTAAGTGAAAGTGACAGTTTAAGTATTGATATAAAGAATAGTAATAATGTGACTAAAGACTTTAGCAAGTGGTTTCAAGCTCCTAAGAATGATGTTATTAATTGTAACTATGAAGAGCTTACTAGACATTTATCAAATG